In Sander vitreus isolate 19-12246 chromosome 12, sanVit1, whole genome shotgun sequence, the following proteins share a genomic window:
- the pkia gene encoding cAMP-dependent protein kinase inhibitor alpha has protein sequence MSDVEATYADFIASGRTGRRNAMHDILQSPADPEGRGLPLTLSLSQLHINAGGGDGDDTDDSQSSSSAGHREVEQRNS, from the exons ATGTCTGATGTTGAGGCCACGTACGCAGACTTCATCGCCTCTGGCAGGACAGGACGCAGGAACGCCATGCACGACATTCTGCAGAGTCCCGCCGACCCCGAGGGACGAGGACTGCCCCTCACCCTGTCTCTGTCCCAGCTGCACATCAACGCAGGAGGGGGAG atggAGACGACACTGATGACAGCCAGAGCTCTTCCTCCGCGGGCCACAGGGAGGTGGAGCAGAGGAACAGCTAA